The proteins below come from a single Oncorhynchus tshawytscha isolate Ot180627B linkage group LG22, Otsh_v2.0, whole genome shotgun sequence genomic window:
- the phc2a gene encoding polyhomeotic-like protein 2 encodes MTSGNGNNAPTVTGSTPHNGESKPPQAIVKPQILTHVIEGFVIQEGAEPFPVERPLSLLIENLKKHKQQTLSDSEKTTSSNSTTDSEMEDLSHQELKQQEEPTLTCELCGRVDFAYNFKRSKRFCSTVCAKRYNVGCTKRMGLFPNRQTTMEKLKKQRMLDGNQQNSSSETKKRTPTAGQQTGGGSLTSSHPSHGESSQCSDMSSYEGPPSPPLSAASYGAHRPQVDRGPEHMEGCGQNLTKHFLPNDPAKWNVEDVYGFICSLPGCLAIAEEFRSQEIDGQSLLLLKEDHLMGTMNIKLGPALKIFAQISVLRDS; translated from the exons ATGACCTCGGGGAATGGGAACAATGCGCCCACGGTGACCGGCAGCACCCCTCATAATGGCGAGAGCAAACCGCCCCAGGCAATAGTGAAACCCCAGATCCTCACCCACGTCATTGAGGGATTTGTGATCCAGGAGGGAGCCGAGCCTTTCCCT GTGGAACGTCCGTTGTCATTGCTGATCGAGAACCTGAAGAAACACAAACAGCAAACACTTTCCGACTCAGAGAAAACAACCTCCTCCAACAGCACCACAGACTCTGAGATGGAGGACTTATCACACCAAG AGCTGAAGCAGCAGGAGGAGCCCACCCTGACGTGTGAGCTATGTGGCAGAGTGGACTTTGCCTACAACTTCAAGAGATCCAAGAGGTTCTGCTCCACAGTATGTGCCAAACG GTATAATGTGGGCTGTACAAAGCGAATGGGCCTCTTTCCAAATCGACAAACCACCATGGAGAAACTGAAGAAGCAAAGAATGTTGGATGGAAACCAACAGAACTCAAGTTCAGAAACCAAAAAACGG ACTCCCACCGCTGGCCAACAAACTGGGGGTGGATCGTTGACGTCCAGCCACCCCTCTCACGGGGAGTCCAGCCAGTGTTCGGACATGTCTAGCTACGAAGGTCCTCCTTCGCCCCCCCTGTCTGCTGCCAGCTATGGTGCTCACAGGCCCCAGGTGGACAGAGGGCCCGAGCACATGGAAGGCTGTGGACAAAACCTCACAAAGCACTTCCTGCCCAACGATCCAGCCAAGTGGAACGTGGAGGACGTCTACGGGTTCATCTGCTCCCTGCCAG GTTGCTTGGCGATAGCCGAGGAGTTCCGCTCCCAGGAGATCGACGGCCAGTCCTTGCTGCTGCTTAAGGAGGACCACCTTATGGGCACAATGAACATTAAACTGGGGCCCGCACTCAAGATCTTTGCCCAGATCAGTGTGCTGAGAGACTCGTAG